One genomic region from Nostoc sphaeroides encodes:
- the ribH gene encoding 6,7-dimethyl-8-ribityllumazine synthase, whose translation MAVFEGTFTQTEPFRFAVVIGRFNDLVTGKLLEGCQDCLKRHGVDPNPQGNQVDYVWVPGSFEVPLVARQLALSHRYDAVICLGAVIRGQTPHFDYVSAEVSKGIAAASFQTGVPVIFGILTVDTMQQALERAGIKGNHGWDYALNALEMASLMRQLRSNLAEPYSRNNQSLPASFQSASIGNLTAESEELG comes from the coding sequence ATGGCAGTTTTCGAGGGAACTTTTACCCAAACGGAGCCTTTCCGGTTTGCAGTGGTGATTGGTCGATTTAATGACCTAGTTACCGGAAAGCTGCTAGAGGGATGTCAAGATTGCTTGAAACGCCACGGTGTAGATCCTAACCCCCAAGGTAATCAGGTAGACTATGTTTGGGTTCCAGGAAGTTTTGAGGTACCTTTAGTAGCTCGCCAACTAGCACTTTCCCATCGTTATGATGCTGTAATTTGTCTAGGTGCAGTCATTCGTGGGCAAACACCCCATTTTGATTATGTATCAGCCGAAGTTTCTAAAGGTATCGCCGCCGCTAGCTTTCAAACTGGAGTGCCAGTAATTTTTGGCATTTTGACAGTAGACACTATGCAGCAAGCCTTAGAACGGGCAGGCATCAAAGGTAATCATGGCTGGGATTATGCCCTGAATGCCCTAGAAATGGCAAGCCTCATGCGGCAACTGCGTTCTAACCTGGCAGAGCCATATTCTCGTAATAACCAGTCTTTGCCAGCCTCTTTTCAAAGTGCCAGCATCGGCAATTTAACTGCGGAGTCAGAAGAACTAGGCTAA
- the psbZ gene encoding photosystem II reaction center protein PsbZ has product MTIIFQFALISLVLLSFVLVVGVPVAYATPQNWVESKKLLWVGSAAWIGLVFLVGLLNFFVV; this is encoded by the coding sequence ATGACCATAATATTCCAATTTGCCTTGATAAGCCTAGTTCTATTGTCTTTTGTCCTGGTTGTTGGCGTCCCCGTAGCTTACGCCACTCCCCAAAATTGGGTTGAATCTAAGAAGTTACTCTGGGTTGGTTCCGCCGCCTGGATTGGTTTGGTATTTTTAGTTGGTTTGTTAAACTTTTTTGTTGTGTAG
- a CDS encoding CBS domain-containing protein — MDLILCHTTADFDALGAAVGLTRLLPGSKIVLTAGSHPPVRDFLALHRDEYPLIERRSVNPEKIRSLSVVDTQQRDRLGKAAEWLDLPNLKEIIVYDHHLGQESDISATRSHLSSVGAATTLIVEQLQQQEISLTSAEATVMALGIHVDTGSLTYDQSTPRDALALAWLMEQGASLSVISTYRDPGLSLQLQQLLTESLENLEYLCLRGYTVAWVTLRTKNFVPGLSSLASQLVELTEIDALLLANEYDLDESDSRLTVIGRSQIPKTNLNVLFQLLGGGGHSQAASLNLRGVDSEAILKQLLDGVKAQIPHPLTARDLMSSPVRTILPETTIAEAQRILLRYGHSGLSVVDAQGQLVGIISRRDLDVALHHGFSHAPVKGYMTTNLKTIAPDTTLPQIESLMVTYDIGRLPVLENEQLVGLVTRTDVLRELHQERDEDEEDEQKFKIQNSKFKISLSTELQNRLAPQLWKLLTIASQESEKRGWHLYLVGGAVRDLLLAEAASGTLMIKDIDLVVDGFHKSADVGAGVELAKALQQVYPAARLEIHGAFQTAALLWHKDPELDSLWVDIATARTEFYPYPAANPEVEASSIRQDLYRRDFTINAIALRLTTPRAGELLDFFGGLLDLQAKHIRVLHPNSFIEDPTRIYRGVRFAVRFGFEIEPQTEEFIRYAINSGVYDRTAQENSKTPALQTRLKTELKHILEAPYWKSALELLDNLGALQCIHPTLKLDVELLRQLRLLERCLRRFDAEQTLIHWEMRLEALINHLAPQYRGKVAKNLQLQEDSIKRLQNLASAQTEVKESLPKCQSPSQVVQLLRQYDLPMLILIALQSPRSLRHQIWEYLTVLANVQPLLNGNDLKKLGYKPGPQYRQILDDMLDATLDRVIKDKTEAREFLAKHYPH, encoded by the coding sequence ATGGATTTAATTCTTTGCCACACAACAGCAGATTTTGACGCACTAGGAGCAGCAGTAGGGTTAACGCGCCTACTACCGGGAAGTAAGATTGTGCTGACTGCCGGTTCTCACCCTCCTGTACGGGATTTTTTAGCATTGCATCGGGATGAATATCCGCTAATTGAACGCCGTTCGGTGAATCCAGAAAAAATTCGTTCTCTGAGTGTGGTGGATACGCAACAGCGCGATCGCTTGGGTAAAGCTGCTGAATGGTTAGATTTACCCAATCTGAAAGAAATTATAGTTTATGATCATCACTTAGGACAAGAATCAGATATTTCTGCCACGCGATCGCATCTTTCCTCGGTAGGAGCCGCCACAACTTTAATTGTGGAGCAATTGCAACAACAGGAAATTTCCTTGACTTCTGCTGAAGCCACGGTGATGGCTTTGGGTATCCACGTTGACACTGGCTCTTTGACTTATGATCAATCTACACCACGAGATGCCCTAGCTTTGGCTTGGTTGATGGAACAAGGTGCGAGTTTATCAGTAATTTCTACCTACCGTGACCCTGGCTTGTCTTTACAATTGCAGCAGTTATTAACTGAATCGCTGGAAAATTTAGAATATCTTTGTCTACGCGGATATACGGTTGCTTGGGTAACTCTAAGAACTAAAAATTTTGTGCCTGGGTTATCGAGTTTGGCATCGCAACTCGTGGAATTAACCGAAATTGATGCCCTACTGTTGGCCAATGAATATGATTTGGATGAAAGTGATTCACGGTTAACTGTAATTGGGCGATCGCAAATTCCCAAAACAAATCTTAACGTATTATTCCAACTTCTCGGTGGCGGCGGTCATTCACAAGCCGCATCGCTAAATCTAAGGGGAGTTGATTCAGAGGCAATATTAAAACAACTTCTGGACGGGGTAAAAGCGCAAATTCCCCATCCTCTCACCGCAAGAGACTTGATGTCTTCTCCGGTTCGCACAATTCTACCTGAAACCACAATTGCCGAAGCCCAGCGCATTTTATTACGCTATGGACACTCTGGTTTATCTGTAGTCGATGCCCAAGGGCAACTAGTAGGTATTATTTCGCGCCGGGATCTTGATGTTGCGCTGCACCACGGATTTAGTCATGCGCCAGTTAAAGGCTACATGACCACAAATCTTAAAACGATCGCACCAGATACGACATTGCCACAAATTGAGTCGCTGATGGTGACTTATGATATCGGACGCTTACCAGTATTGGAGAATGAGCAGTTAGTTGGTCTGGTCACTCGTACTGATGTCTTGCGGGAATTACATCAAGAAAGGGATGAAGACGAAGAGGACGAGCAAAAATTCAAAATTCAAAATTCAAAATTCAAAATTTCTCTCAGCACTGAGTTACAAAATCGCCTTGCTCCGCAACTTTGGAAATTGCTCACCATAGCATCGCAAGAGTCAGAAAAACGGGGTTGGCATCTTTATCTTGTTGGGGGTGCAGTGCGGGATTTACTGCTAGCTGAAGCAGCATCGGGTACTTTGATGATTAAAGATATTGATCTTGTGGTTGATGGCTTTCACAAATCAGCAGATGTGGGTGCTGGTGTGGAATTAGCAAAGGCACTTCAACAAGTTTACCCTGCGGCTCGTTTAGAAATCCACGGGGCTTTTCAAACTGCGGCTTTGCTGTGGCACAAAGACCCAGAATTAGATTCTCTATGGGTAGATATTGCCACCGCTAGAACAGAATTTTATCCTTATCCAGCAGCAAATCCAGAAGTTGAGGCGAGTTCTATTCGTCAAGACTTGTATCGTCGAGATTTTACCATCAATGCGATCGCCTTGCGCCTAACTACTCCCCGTGCTGGTGAATTACTCGATTTCTTTGGCGGATTACTAGATTTACAAGCCAAGCATATTCGGGTTTTACACCCCAACAGCTTTATCGAAGACCCCACCCGGATTTATCGTGGCGTGCGCTTTGCTGTGCGCTTTGGGTTTGAGATAGAACCGCAAACTGAAGAGTTTATCCGCTATGCCATCAATAGTGGTGTTTACGATCGCACTGCTCAAGAGAATAGCAAAACTCCAGCCCTGCAAACTAGACTGAAAACAGAATTAAAACACATTCTAGAAGCGCCCTACTGGAAATCGGCTTTAGAGTTACTCGATAATTTAGGGGCATTGCAATGCATCCATCCTACCCTGAAGCTAGATGTAGAACTGCTGCGGCAATTACGCTTACTAGAACGATGCTTGCGGCGATTTGATGCTGAACAAACTCTCATCCATTGGGAAATGCGCTTAGAAGCGTTAATCAACCATCTAGCACCACAATATCGAGGGAAAGTAGCAAAAAATCTGCAACTGCAAGAGGATAGCATAAAACGCTTGCAAAACTTGGCTTCTGCCCAAACTGAAGTGAAGGAATCTTTGCCTAAGTGTCAAAGTCCCAGTCAAGTAGTGCAGTTGCTGCGACAGTACGATTTACCAATGCTAATTTTAATTGCTTTGCAAAGTCCGCGATCGCTTAGACATCAAATTTGGGAATATTTAACTGTTTTGGCTAATGTGCAGCCACTATTAAATGGCAATGATTTAAAGAAACTTGGTTATAAACCAGGGCCTCAATATCGGCAAATATTAGATGATATGCTTGATGCTACCTTGGATAGAGTAATTAAAGATAAGACTGAAGCTAGGGAGTTTTTAGCCAAGCATTATCCTCATTAA
- a CDS encoding Uma2 family endonuclease, producing MQTQTPKKSYSPEEYLQLEETSECKNEYRDGEIIPMAGGTTNHNEIAGNFYANFKFTMRGKNYKIYMGDVKLWIQRYRIYTYPDVMVIQGEPIYEGTGTTTVTNPIMIVEVLSKSTENHDRTNKFRFYRSIATLKEYIMINQYEYLVEQFNKNAEGQWVLTEYESVDAVLSLKSIGFQISFSDIYQEVSFEIQE from the coding sequence ATGCAAACACAAACACCGAAAAAATCCTACAGTCCAGAGGAATATTTACAACTAGAGGAGACATCAGAATGCAAAAATGAATATAGAGACGGGGAAATAATTCCTATGGCTGGTGGTACAACTAATCACAATGAAATTGCAGGTAATTTTTACGCCAATTTTAAATTTACAATGCGGGGTAAAAATTACAAAATCTACATGGGTGATGTGAAATTGTGGATACAGCGTTATCGGATCTACACTTATCCTGATGTCATGGTTATTCAGGGAGAACCAATATATGAGGGAACTGGCACTACTACAGTCACCAATCCCATAATGATTGTGGAAGTATTATCTAAATCGACAGAGAATCACGATCGAACTAATAAATTTAGATTTTATCGTTCTATTGCGACACTCAAAGAATATATTATGATTAATCAATATGAATATCTTGTTGAGCAGTTTAATAAAAATGCTGAAGGGCAATGGGTATTAACTGAATACGAATCAGTAGATGCTGTATTATCACTAAAATCAATAGGTTTTCAAATTTCCTTTAGCGATATTTATCAAGAAGTTAGTTTTGAAATACAAGAATAA